TATTGAATCCCATCCTAAAATTTTTTGAAAAAAACAAAAAAATAAATAGAAAATCCAGTATTCTAATCCTATATTTTTCCCTCTTTCTCCTTTTGGGATTATTCTTTTCATTTATAATCCCTAGATTGATTGGAAATATATCCGATCTGATAGAAAATTATCCAAAATATATCTCAGTCTTTGAAAATTCTGTAGCTAAGTATAGACACCTCCTTCCATTTTTAAAGGATGTCAATCTTTTAAATGAACTTTTACTCCTACAGCAGAAGACCCTTATTTTCCTGAAGCAGGAGTTTTCCTTCTTAGTTGGCCAGTTTTTAGGGGTTACAGCAAAAATTGTAAGTTTGATTTTTTCCCTTATTTTTTCTATATTTTTTTTAGGAAACAAGGAATATTTTCATACCTTAGCCAAAGAAATTTTAGACACCTTTTTATCTAAAAAGTTATCCGGCGAAATAAAAAGTCTATCTCACAAAATAGAAAGGGTATTCTTAGGATACCTTTCAGGAAAAACATTGGATTCCCTGATAATAGGTGGAATCGCCATGGTTGGGTTGACCATTATGCACATTCCCTATGTTATTTTACTGGGGATATTTATTACTGTCTTCAATTTTGTGCCCTATCTAGGTCCCTTTATCGGTATTGTCTTAGGAGCAACTATAGCATTATTTACCAATCCCGGTAATACCCTTATAGTTATAATTTTCTTGGCATTATTGCAGCAATTTGATGCCTGGGTTTTAGAACCTAAGATTTTAGGAACCAGCCTGAACCTCAGTATGTTTTG
This region of Psychrilyobacter piezotolerans genomic DNA includes:
- a CDS encoding AI-2E family transporter — protein: MKKINKPLFTGIILILIYTRFNNPGAITLTLGKFFSFFSVFIYGGIIAFLLNPILKFFEKNKKINRKSSILILYFSLFLLLGLFFSFIIPRLIGNISDLIENYPKYISVFENSVAKYRHLLPFLKDVNLLNELLLLQQKTLIFLKQEFSFLVGQFLGVTAKIVSLIFSLIFSIFFLGNKEYFHTLAKEILDTFLSKKLSGEIKSLSHKIERVFLGYLSGKTLDSLIIGGIAMVGLTIMHIPYVILLGIFITVFNFVPYLGPFIGIVLGATIALFTNPGNTLIVIIFLALLQQFDAWVLEPKILGTSLNLSMFWAIAAVTLGGSVWGALGIIIAIPSFALIKELYLAKSKKKAHKIVE